In Streptomyces sp. SID8374, one genomic interval encodes:
- a CDS encoding type I polyketide synthase codes for MCSVSNEEKLLEYLRRATTDLRELRKRLAAAERKADNEPLAIVGMACRYPGGVRSAEGLWELVAGGRDGVSGFPVDRGWDVEGLYDPVGGRPDRSVTREGGFLYDAGDFDPELFGISPREALGMDPQQRLFLEVSWEAVERAGIDPLSLRGSRTGVFAGLMYHDYGLGTEAAATTGGSLVSGRVSYTLGLEGPSLTVDTACSSSLVALHLAGQALRSDECSLALVGGVTVMTEPDMFLYFSHQRGMAADGRCKSFAAEADGTGCSEGVGVLLVERLSDARKNGHPVLAVVRGSAVNQDGASSSLTAPNGPSQQRVIRAALESAGLTATDVDMVEAHGTGTRLGDPIEAQAVLATYGQGRPEGDPVWLGSLKSNLAHTQAAAGVGGVIKAVEAIRHGVMPRTLHVDEPTPQVDWAAGAVALLTEARVWPERGRPRRVGVSSFGLSGTNAHVIVEQAPEPAELAEPVADLPVVPVVLSARSDVALSAQAERLLASVEEDADVSLLDVGFSSVVSRALLEHRAVVTAGDRTALVAGLRALADGGVAANAVRGVGRSAGETAFLFTGQGAQRVGMGRELYGAFPVFAEAFDAVLAEVDVHLGRSLRDVIWGVDEGALNRTGVAQPALFAVEVALFRLVESWGVRPDFLAGHSVGEIAAAHVAGVLSLSDAAQLIVARGRLMEALPEGGAMVALEASEAEVVPLLSSESVSIAAVNGPRSVVISGAEDVVAKVADAFTAQGRKSSRLRVSHAFHSPLMEPMLAEFEEVVSGLSFSAPRIPLVSGVSGEVSPDVATAAYWVRHVREAVRFADCVSYLEARGVLSYVEIGPDGVLSGMAQQSVASESAVLVPLVRKGRAEVATAVAALARLHVSGVRVDWAAYYTGTGARRVDLPTYAFQHQRYWLLPERAGAGPEALGLDTADHPLLGASVTLPDTGGLVLTGRLSVEAQPWLGDHRMGETVLFPGAGLVELALRAGGEFGCDVLDELTLRAPLVLPPHGGVRLRVRIGTEDGAGARSVAVYARSEATGDGAPWTLHAEGVVVPGAPTSAEASADTAVWPPEGAVPVALDGAYDRLLALGYDYGPAFQGLTAAWRRGDETYAEVALPESAHADAERFDLHPALLDAALHGTLLAETPGDAGHGGGAAPSGGARGTLLPFAWQQVRVHAVGATRLRVRIVPSGTDSIAVTGADVTGRPVFSVASLVSRPVAVKRWTEEAPRGALYSVTWAPAPAGQVSWTGPVVAWHDREGAEAARESAVLVWHSPASPADAAAGARTATAEALGVLQEWLADDRFAASRLLVVTHGAVALPGEDVTDLAGAAVRGLVRAAQAESPGRILLTDTDTDTDTDTDTGTGAGAGEGVDVVALVASGEAETAVRNGALWVPRLTRVPAGPPVDEEGHGDPAAATPSPYGPVDGTVLLTGGTGTLGALVARHLVTRHGVRHLVLAGRRGADAPGAGALREELAALGAEVTLAACDLADREAAAALVERHRPSAVVHCAGVLDDATIGSLTPERLAAVLRAKADAAWNLHELTRHLDLSAFVLFSSVAGALGNPGQANYAAGNAFLDALAAHRAALGLPARSLAWGLWADGDGMASALADTDLRRMSRSGVEPLTPEQGLALLDAALATDAPCLLPIRLDLAALRAADTLPSLFSGLVRARPRAAAAAASAAPAVVDELAALAPKERARALLDLVRAQVAVVLAHGTAAGIEPDRAFTELGFDSLTATELRNQLTTVTGLRLPSTLVFDHPNTRAVADHLDDLLAGVRDTAPGEGAAATTDPAGDTDDPVVIVSMACRYPGGVRSPEDLWRLVDEGVDAITEFPRDRGWDLAGSYDPEPGKPGKCYVRHGGFLHDAAEFDPGFFGISPNEARTTDPQHRLLLEVAWEALERAGIDPASLKGSRTGVFAGIMYHDYAGNSAAGSLGSGRVSYTLGLEGPSLTVDTACSSSLVALHLAAQAVRSGECPTALVGGVTVMSTLETFIEFSRQRGLSRDGRCRSFSAAAEGAAWSEGVGVLVVERLSDARRLGHPVLAVLRGSAVNQDGASNGLMAPNGPSQQRVIRQALAHAGLAPADVDAVEAHGTGTTLGDPIEAQAVLATYGQDRPAGRPLYLGSVKSNIGHSQAAAGVAGVIKMVEAMRHGVLPRSLHLDEPSPQVDWTAGDVALLAAAQEWPETERPRRAGISSFGISGTNAHVIIEAPAASDAPAVPGASAASDAPAVLEASAASDAPAVLDASAAADAPAVLEAPAASDAAASGTAAADQDGPEASPAPVPIPVPWLLSARDPEGVARQAGRLLAHLAERPEADILDVGFSLATTRTAMAHRAALVVTDRARALRDLADLAHSTDVTAAAPTGLTAFLFSGQGAQRVGMGDGLRRAFPAFAAAHDAALAALDPHLDRPLGAIVSGDERALHRTEYTQAGLFAFEVAMFRLLESWGVHPDLLAGHSVGEIAAAHASGALTLADAAKLVAARGRLMQALPEGGAMVAVRAAEDEVLPLLADCGDRAAVAAVNGPEAVVVSGAADAVQTIADHFAALGRTTKRLRVSHAFHSPLMEPMLADFARVAAEITVSAPAVPVVSNLTGRIVTPEEFADPGHWVRHVREAVRFADGMRTLHGAGVTTYLEVGPDAVLSALGPACLPDAADAAFLPLARRERDEPTEAVTALALAHTRHVPVDWQEFYAGSGARRVDLPTYAFRREPFWARGARTGTDPAAMGLAAAHHPLLGAVVTSPDTGGVVLTGRLSLADQPWWSHHDLLGAVALPTSAFVELALRAGAETGCPRLETLTVEAQLPLPADADRELRVTVGAPDDEDRRAVGVYARPADGPELPWTLHARGVLSPAGPPPVAAGGSWPPPGATPADPDEVYEALLAAGNAYGPAFRTVRSAWRLGDTFLAEAAVAAETTDAAESAVGDAAVGGGTAGADFLVHPALLDTATRLDLLAGARDGARVSARWTGVTVHGPGAPEVRIRAKATGESTLSLDITDTLGNPVLTVEEVACRPVTAAELTAGEPAGALYRVEWTAYDAAAVPDAAVRPVVRTDGDAVTAPLPFPPYDSDDSDDSDDSEGPVDFLLWQVPDGPADVLTAVREHLADALGRVRRQLLAGDTAAKLVVVTRQATGPVGSPDPTGATGAMGPTGPTGPTGPTGITGPTGPTGSPGTPGFAGAPGPSGAPGADADVHRAALRGLVRAAQSEHPDRFVLLDLDDTEASARAVPEALATGADDLVVRAGTVYLPRLVKAAPGDGTPPDLARGTVLVTGGATGAGAALARHLVTAHGIRHLLVTGAAPAPTAIPTGGDGHDDATAGTTGAEATTGPTDTHVPHTSGVLDGLDAEVTLSAVDPADRDALAALLAEIPADRPLTGVVHTAPTGHHAPVAEQTPERLAEVLRPAADAAWHLHELTRDLGPLAFVLLSGSDGLVHGAGASASAAAHTFLDAVARHRHGLGLPATSLALGPWEADGTSEATRRQLAALGLPPLPVDRATALLDEALRGTDPVVYPLHLDQGALRSQADRLPPVLASLVPSAVRTGARGPGSGAELRRRLAGRGAPERARILLDVVTSQVAGLLGHASAEAVGTDRPFRELGFDSLAAVELRRRLGAVTGLALPASLVFDHPDSRAVADYLDGEIGQDGQDGTADANRALLGLLDQLDTGLTAATPDAADRLRITSRLEALLRRWRDTHGYGTTGAVPDEDLGSVSDDELFEALDQEIGLA; via the coding sequence GTGTGCTCGGTGAGCAACGAGGAAAAGCTTCTCGAATATCTACGCCGAGCCACCACCGATCTGCGTGAGCTGCGCAAGAGGCTTGCCGCGGCAGAACGCAAGGCGGACAACGAGCCGTTGGCGATCGTGGGGATGGCGTGCCGTTATCCGGGTGGGGTGCGGTCGGCGGAGGGTCTGTGGGAGTTGGTGGCTGGGGGCCGGGATGGTGTGTCGGGGTTTCCGGTGGATCGTGGGTGGGATGTCGAGGGGTTGTATGACCCGGTGGGTGGGCGTCCTGATCGTTCGGTGACGCGTGAGGGCGGTTTTCTGTACGACGCGGGCGATTTCGATCCTGAGCTGTTCGGTATTTCGCCGCGTGAGGCGTTGGGGATGGATCCTCAGCAGCGGTTGTTCCTTGAGGTGTCGTGGGAGGCGGTGGAGCGGGCGGGGATCGATCCGTTGTCGCTGCGTGGCAGCCGTACGGGCGTCTTCGCCGGCCTCATGTACCACGACTACGGCCTGGGCACGGAGGCCGCGGCCACTACGGGCGGCAGCCTCGTCTCGGGCCGGGTGTCCTACACCCTGGGCCTCGAAGGCCCGTCCCTGACGGTCGACACCGCGTGCTCGTCGTCGCTGGTCGCCCTGCACCTCGCCGGCCAGGCACTCCGGTCGGACGAGTGCTCGCTGGCGCTGGTCGGCGGTGTGACGGTGATGACGGAACCGGACATGTTCCTCTACTTCAGCCACCAGCGGGGGATGGCGGCGGACGGCCGGTGCAAGTCGTTCGCGGCGGAGGCGGACGGTACGGGCTGCTCGGAGGGTGTCGGGGTCCTGCTGGTGGAGCGCCTGTCGGACGCCCGGAAGAACGGCCACCCGGTCCTCGCGGTGGTGCGAGGCAGTGCGGTCAACCAGGACGGCGCCTCCAGCAGCCTGACGGCACCGAACGGCCCGTCGCAACAGCGCGTCATTCGTGCGGCGTTGGAGAGCGCCGGGCTGACCGCCACGGATGTCGACATGGTGGAGGCGCACGGTACGGGGACGCGTCTGGGTGATCCGATCGAGGCGCAGGCGGTGTTGGCGACGTATGGGCAGGGGCGTCCGGAGGGTGATCCGGTGTGGCTGGGGTCGCTGAAGTCGAACTTGGCGCATACGCAGGCTGCTGCGGGTGTTGGCGGTGTGATCAAGGCGGTGGAGGCGATCCGGCACGGTGTGATGCCGAGGACGCTGCATGTGGATGAGCCGACGCCGCAGGTGGACTGGGCTGCGGGTGCGGTCGCGTTGCTGACGGAGGCCCGCGTGTGGCCGGAGCGTGGTCGTCCTCGTCGGGTGGGGGTGTCGTCGTTCGGTCTGAGCGGGACGAACGCGCACGTGATTGTGGAGCAGGCGCCGGAACCGGCTGAGCTGGCTGAGCCGGTGGCGGATCTGCCGGTGGTGCCGGTGGTGCTGTCGGCGCGCAGTGACGTCGCGCTGTCGGCGCAGGCGGAGCGGCTGTTGGCGTCGGTGGAGGAGGACGCGGACGTCTCGCTGCTGGATGTGGGGTTCTCGTCCGTGGTGTCGCGTGCCCTGTTGGAGCACCGTGCGGTGGTGACGGCGGGGGACCGTACGGCGCTGGTGGCGGGGCTGCGTGCGCTGGCAGACGGCGGAGTAGCGGCGAACGCGGTGCGAGGTGTGGGCCGTTCGGCCGGTGAGACGGCGTTTCTGTTTACGGGTCAGGGTGCGCAGCGGGTCGGGATGGGCCGTGAGTTGTACGGGGCGTTCCCGGTGTTCGCGGAGGCGTTCGATGCGGTGCTCGCCGAGGTGGACGTCCACTTGGGCCGCTCTCTGCGGGATGTCATCTGGGGTGTGGATGAGGGGGCGTTGAACCGTACGGGGGTGGCGCAGCCGGCGTTGTTCGCGGTGGAGGTGGCGCTGTTCCGGCTGGTGGAGTCGTGGGGCGTACGGCCGGACTTCCTGGCCGGGCACTCGGTGGGGGAGATCGCCGCCGCCCACGTGGCAGGTGTTCTGTCCCTCTCTGATGCCGCTCAACTGATCGTCGCTCGGGGTCGGTTGATGGAGGCGTTGCCGGAGGGTGGCGCGATGGTGGCTCTGGAGGCGTCGGAGGCGGAGGTCGTACCGCTGCTGTCGTCGGAGTCGGTGAGCATCGCCGCCGTGAACGGGCCGCGCTCCGTGGTGATTTCGGGTGCTGAGGATGTAGTGGCGAAGGTCGCGGATGCGTTCACTGCGCAGGGGCGGAAGTCGTCGCGTCTGCGGGTCTCCCATGCGTTCCATTCGCCGTTGATGGAGCCGATGCTTGCGGAGTTCGAGGAGGTCGTCTCGGGTCTGTCGTTCAGCGCCCCGAGGATTCCGTTGGTGTCGGGTGTGTCGGGTGAGGTGTCGCCGGACGTGGCGACAGCGGCGTACTGGGTGCGGCACGTACGGGAGGCGGTGCGGTTCGCGGACTGCGTCAGCTACCTCGAAGCTCGCGGCGTTCTCTCGTACGTCGAGATCGGCCCGGACGGCGTACTGAGCGGGATGGCACAGCAGTCCGTGGCGTCCGAGTCGGCGGTGCTGGTGCCGCTGGTCCGCAAGGGACGGGCCGAGGTCGCAACAGCGGTGGCGGCGCTCGCCCGGCTGCACGTCAGCGGTGTACGGGTCGACTGGGCCGCGTACTACACGGGCACCGGCGCCCGGCGGGTCGATCTGCCGACGTACGCCTTCCAGCACCAGCGCTACTGGCTGCTCCCCGAGCGCGCCGGAGCGGGCCCCGAGGCGCTCGGTCTCGACACGGCTGATCACCCCCTGCTCGGCGCGTCCGTGACGCTTCCGGACACCGGTGGGCTGGTGCTGACCGGGCGGCTGTCCGTCGAGGCCCAACCCTGGCTCGGCGACCACCGGATGGGGGAGACCGTCCTCTTCCCCGGCGCCGGTCTTGTGGAGCTGGCCCTGCGCGCGGGCGGTGAGTTCGGCTGTGACGTACTCGATGAACTCACCCTGCGCGCACCGCTGGTGCTCCCTCCGCACGGCGGGGTGCGCCTGCGCGTCCGGATCGGCACCGAGGACGGCGCCGGGGCGCGGAGCGTAGCCGTGTATGCCCGGTCCGAGGCCACCGGCGACGGGGCGCCCTGGACCCTGCACGCCGAGGGCGTGGTCGTCCCGGGGGCGCCGACGTCGGCCGAGGCCTCGGCCGACACGGCGGTCTGGCCGCCGGAGGGCGCCGTACCCGTCGCACTCGACGGTGCGTACGACCGGCTGCTCGCTCTCGGTTACGACTACGGGCCGGCCTTCCAGGGCCTCACGGCCGCCTGGCGCCGGGGCGACGAGACGTACGCCGAGGTGGCGCTCCCGGAGTCCGCGCACGCCGACGCGGAGCGTTTCGACCTCCACCCGGCTCTTCTCGACGCGGCCTTGCACGGCACCCTCCTGGCCGAGACGCCGGGCGACGCCGGGCACGGTGGAGGGGCGGCGCCCTCCGGAGGGGCGCGGGGGACCCTGCTCCCCTTCGCCTGGCAGCAGGTCCGCGTCCACGCCGTCGGCGCCACCCGGCTGCGGGTACGGATCGTGCCGTCCGGGACCGACAGCATCGCCGTCACCGGCGCGGACGTGACGGGACGACCGGTGTTCTCGGTCGCCTCCCTCGTCTCCCGGCCGGTCGCGGTGAAGCGGTGGACCGAGGAGGCCCCCCGGGGCGCGCTGTACTCCGTCACGTGGGCGCCCGCGCCGGCCGGCCAGGTGTCCTGGACCGGCCCCGTGGTGGCCTGGCACGACCGCGAAGGGGCCGAAGCGGCCCGGGAGTCCGCCGTTCTGGTGTGGCACAGCCCCGCCTCGCCCGCCGATGCGGCCGCCGGTGCGCGGACCGCGACGGCCGAGGCCCTCGGGGTGCTCCAGGAGTGGCTGGCCGACGACCGGTTCGCCGCGTCCCGGCTGCTCGTCGTCACCCACGGCGCGGTCGCCCTGCCCGGGGAGGACGTCACCGATCTGGCGGGGGCCGCGGTACGAGGTCTGGTCCGGGCCGCCCAGGCGGAGAGCCCGGGGCGGATCCTCCTGACCGACACCGACACCGACACCGACACCGACACCGACACCGGTACGGGGGCGGGCGCGGGCGAAGGTGTCGACGTGGTCGCGCTCGTCGCCTCGGGCGAGGCGGAGACGGCCGTACGGAACGGTGCTCTGTGGGTCCCCCGGCTGACCCGTGTCCCGGCCGGGCCCCCGGTCGACGAGGAGGGCCATGGCGATCCGGCCGCCGCAACCCCATCCCCGTACGGCCCCGTCGACGGCACCGTGCTTCTCACCGGCGGGACCGGCACGCTCGGTGCTTTGGTGGCCCGCCACCTCGTCACCCGGCACGGCGTCCGGCACCTCGTCCTGGCCGGCCGGCGCGGCGCCGACGCACCCGGTGCCGGTGCGCTGCGCGAGGAACTGGCCGCCCTGGGCGCCGAGGTCACCCTCGCCGCCTGCGACCTCGCCGACCGCGAGGCGGCTGCCGCACTCGTGGAACGGCACCGGCCCAGCGCCGTCGTGCATTGCGCGGGGGTGCTGGACGACGCCACGATCGGCTCGCTCACCCCCGAACGACTGGCCGCCGTCCTGCGGGCGAAGGCCGACGCCGCGTGGAACCTGCACGAGCTGACCCGCCACCTGGACCTCTCCGCCTTCGTCCTCTTCTCCTCCGTCGCGGGCGCCCTCGGCAACCCCGGCCAGGCCAACTACGCGGCGGGCAACGCCTTCCTGGACGCGCTGGCGGCCCACCGCGCGGCGCTCGGCCTGCCCGCCCGGTCCCTCGCCTGGGGGCTGTGGGCCGACGGCGACGGCATGGCGAGCGCCCTCGCCGACACCGACCTGCGGCGCATGAGCCGTTCCGGGGTCGAACCGCTCACCCCGGAACAGGGCCTCGCCCTCCTCGACGCCGCCCTCGCCACCGACGCCCCCTGCCTGCTGCCCATCCGCCTGGACCTGGCCGCTCTGCGGGCGGCGGACACGCTGCCGTCCCTCTTCTCCGGCCTGGTACGTGCCCGGCCGCGCGCCGCTGCCGCTGCTGCCTCCGCCGCCCCCGCGGTGGTCGACGAGCTGGCCGCGCTGGCCCCGAAGGAACGGGCGCGCGCCCTCCTCGACCTGGTCCGCGCCCAGGTCGCCGTGGTCCTCGCGCACGGCACCGCCGCCGGCATCGAACCCGACCGGGCCTTCACCGAGCTCGGCTTCGACTCCCTCACCGCGACCGAACTCCGCAACCAGCTCACCACCGTGACCGGACTGCGGCTGCCGTCCACCCTCGTCTTCGACCACCCGAACACCCGCGCCGTCGCCGACCACCTCGACGACCTGCTCGCCGGTGTGCGCGACACCGCCCCCGGCGAGGGCGCGGCAGCGACGACGGACCCGGCGGGCGACACCGACGACCCGGTCGTCATCGTCTCGATGGCCTGCCGCTACCCCGGCGGCGTCCGCTCGCCCGAGGACCTGTGGCGGCTCGTGGACGAGGGGGTCGACGCCATCACGGAGTTCCCGCGCGACCGTGGCTGGGACCTCGCGGGCAGTTACGACCCCGAGCCCGGGAAGCCCGGCAAGTGCTACGTACGGCACGGCGGGTTCCTGCACGACGCGGCCGAGTTCGACCCCGGCTTCTTCGGCATCAGCCCCAACGAGGCCCGGACGACCGACCCGCAGCACCGGCTGCTCCTGGAGGTCGCGTGGGAGGCGCTGGAGCGGGCCGGTATCGACCCGGCGTCCCTGAAGGGCTCCAGGACCGGCGTCTTCGCCGGGATCATGTACCACGACTACGCGGGCAACAGCGCGGCCGGTTCCCTCGGTTCGGGGCGTGTGTCGTACACCCTCGGGCTCGAAGGCCCGTCGCTGACGGTGGACACCGCCTGCTCGTCGTCGCTGGTCGCCCTGCACCTGGCCGCCCAGGCCGTACGGTCCGGCGAGTGCCCCACCGCGCTGGTCGGCGGGGTGACGGTCATGTCGACGCTGGAGACGTTCATCGAGTTCTCCCGGCAGCGGGGGCTCTCCCGCGACGGCCGGTGCCGCTCGTTCTCCGCCGCGGCCGAGGGCGCCGCCTGGTCCGAGGGCGTCGGCGTCCTGGTGGTCGAACGGCTCTCCGACGCCCGGCGCCTGGGCCACCCCGTCCTGGCCGTGCTGCGCGGCAGCGCCGTCAACCAGGACGGCGCGAGCAACGGGCTCATGGCCCCCAACGGCCCGTCCCAGCAGCGCGTCATCCGGCAGGCCCTCGCCCACGCCGGGCTCGCCCCCGCCGACGTCGACGCCGTGGAGGCCCATGGCACCGGCACCACCCTCGGCGACCCGATCGAGGCGCAGGCGGTCCTCGCCACGTACGGCCAGGACCGTCCGGCGGGCCGCCCGCTCTACCTCGGCTCGGTCAAGTCCAACATCGGGCACAGCCAGGCCGCCGCGGGCGTCGCCGGAGTGATCAAGATGGTGGAGGCGATGCGGCACGGCGTCCTGCCGCGGTCGCTGCACCTGGACGAGCCGTCGCCCCAGGTGGACTGGACGGCGGGTGACGTCGCTCTGCTGGCCGCCGCGCAGGAGTGGCCGGAGACCGAACGCCCGCGCCGGGCCGGGATCTCGTCGTTCGGCATCAGCGGCACCAACGCGCACGTGATCATCGAGGCTCCGGCCGCCTCCGATGCGCCTGCTGTTCCCGGGGCCTCCGCCGCCTCCGATGCGCCTGCTGTTCTTGAGGCGAGCGCTGCCTCTGATGCCCCCGCTGTTCTCGATGCGAGCGCCGCCGCCGATGCGCCTGCTGTCCTAGAGGCACCCGCCGCCTCCGATGCGGCTGCCTCGGGAACGGCGGCCGCCGACCAGGACGGCCCGGAGGCGTCCCCCGCGCCCGTACCCATCCCCGTACCGTGGCTGCTGTCGGCGCGTGACCCCGAGGGTGTCGCACGCCAGGCCGGGCGGCTCCTCGCGCATCTCGCGGAGCGGCCGGAGGCCGACATCCTCGATGTCGGCTTCTCGCTGGCGACCACCCGGACGGCCATGGCCCACCGGGCCGCGCTCGTCGTCACCGACCGCGCCCGGGCCCTGCGGGACCTGGCCGACCTCGCCCACAGCACGGACGTCACGGCCGCCGCCCCCACCGGGCTCACCGCGTTCCTCTTCTCCGGGCAGGGAGCGCAGCGCGTCGGGATGGGCGACGGCCTGCGCCGCGCCTTCCCGGCCTTCGCGGCCGCCCACGACGCGGCGCTCGCCGCCCTCGACCCCCATCTCGACCGGCCGCTCGGCGCGATCGTCAGCGGCGACGAGCGCGCGCTCCACCGCACCGAGTACACGCAGGCCGGGCTCTTCGCCTTCGAGGTGGCGATGTTCCGGCTCCTGGAGTCCTGGGGCGTCCACCCCGACCTGCTGGCCGGGCACTCCGTCGGGGAGATCGCCGCCGCCCACGCCTCGGGGGCCCTCACCCTCGCGGACGCCGCGAAGCTGGTCGCCGCGCGCGGCCGGCTCATGCAGGCACTGCCCGAGGGCGGCGCCATGGTCGCCGTACGGGCCGCGGAGGACGAGGTGCTCCCGCTGCTCGCGGACTGCGGGGACCGGGCGGCCGTCGCCGCCGTCAACGGGCCCGAGGCGGTCGTCGTGTCCGGTGCCGCCGACGCCGTCCAGACCATCGCCGACCACTTCGCCGCCCTGGGCCGCACCACGAAGAGGCTGCGGGTCTCGCACGCCTTCCACTCGCCGCTCATGGAACCGATGCTGGCGGACTTCGCCCGTGTCGCCGCCGAGATCACCGTCAGCGCACCGGCCGTACCCGTCGTGTCGAACCTGACCGGCCGGATCGTCACCCCCGAGGAGTTCGCCGACCCCGGCCACTGGGTGCGGCACGTCCGCGAGGCCGTCCGGTTCGCCGACGGCATGCGGACCCTGCACGGCGCGGGCGTCACCACCTACCTCGAAGTCGGCCCGGACGCCGTCCTGTCCGCCCTCGGCCCGGCCTGCCTGCCCGACGCCGCGGACGCCGCGTTCCTGCCGCTGGCCCGCCGCGAACGAGACGAGCCCACCGAGGCCGTCACCGCGCTGGCCCTCGCGCACACCCGCCATGTCCCGGTCGACTGGCAGGAGTTCTACGCCGGCAGCGGCGCGCGGAGGGTCGACCTGCCGACGTACGCGTTCCGGCGTGAACCCTTCTGGGCGCGCGGCGCCCGGACCGGTACCGATCCCGCCGCCATGGGGCTCGCCGCCGCCCACCACCCGCTGCTGGGTGCCGTCGTGACCTCACCCGACACCGGTGGCGTCGTCCTCACCGGCAGGCTTTCCCTCGCCGACCAGCCCTGGTGGTCCCACCACGACCTGCTGGGCGCGGTCGCCCTGCCGACGAGCGCGTTCGTCGAACTCGCCCTGCGCGCCGGGGCCGAGACCGGATGCCCCCGGCTGGAGACCCTGACCGTGGAGGCACAGCTGCCGCTGCCCGCCGACGCGGACCGGGAGCTGCGGGTGACCGTCGGTGCGCCCGACGACGAGGACCGCCGGGCGGTCGGTGTCTATGCCCGGCCCGCCGACGGTCCCGAACTGCCCTGGACCCTCCACGCCCGTGGCGTCCTCTCCCCGGCCGGACCGCCGCCGGTGGCCGCCGGGGGGAGCTGGCCGCCGCCCGGGGCCACCCCCGCCGACCCCGACGAGGTGTATGAGGCGCTGCTCGCCGCAGGCAACGCCTACGGCCCCGCGTTCCGCACGGTCCGCTCGGCATGGCGGCTCGGCGACACCTTCCTCGCCGAGGCCGCCGTGGCAGCCGAGACCACCGATGCCGCCGAGAGCGCCGTGGGCGACGCTGCGGTGGGCGGCGGGACGGCGGGCGCGGACTTCCTCGTCCACCCCGCGCTCCTCGACACCGCCACCCGACTCGACCTGCTCGCCGGAGCCCGGGACGGCGCGCGGGTCTCCGCCCGCTGGACCGGGGTCACCGTCCACGGCCCCGGCGCCCCCGAGGTCCGGATACGGGCGAAGGCCACCGGCGAGTCCACCCTGTCCCTCGACATCACCGACACCCTCGGCAACCCCGTCCTGACGGTGGAGGAGGTCGCCTGCCGCCCGGTCACCGCGGCCGAGCTGACGGCCGGGGAACCCGCAGGAGCGCTGTACCGGGTGGAGTGGACGGCGTACGACGCGGCCGCCGTCCCGGACGCGGCGGTGCGCCCGGTCGTCCGCACGGACGGCGACGCCGTAACCGCCCCCCTGCCCTTCCCTCCGTACGACTCCGATGACTCCGATGACTCCGATGACTCCGAGGGCCCGGTGGACTTCCTGCTGTGGCAGGTGCCGGACGGCCCGGCCGATGTCCTCACGGCGGTACGCGAACACCTCGCCGATGCCCTCGGCCGGGTGCGGCGGCAGCTGCTCGCGGGCGACACGGCGGCGAAGCTGGTCGTCGTCACCAGGCAGGCCACGGGCCCGGTTGGTTCCCCCGATCCCACGGGTGCCACAGGTGCCATGGGTCCCACCGGTCCCACCGGTCCCACCGGTCCCACTGGTATCACTGGTCCCACCGGTCCCACTGGTTCCCCCGGAACGCCCGGTTTCGCCGGAGCGCCCGGCCCCTCCGGAGCGCCCGGCGCCGACGCCGACGTACACCGGGCCGCTCTGCGGGGTCTGGTGCGGGCCGCGCAGAGCGAGCACCCGGACCGGTTCGTCCTGTTGGACCTCGACGACACGGAGGCGTCCGCCAGGGCCGTACCCGAGGCGCTCGCCACCGGAGCCGACGACCTGGTCGTCCGGGCCGGCACCGTGTACCTGCCCCGGCTCGTGAAGGCGGCCCCCGGCGACGGCACACCGCCCGACCTGGCACGCGGGACGGTCCTGGTGACCGGCGGCGCGACCGGGGCGGGCGCGGCCCTCGCCCGGCACCTGGTCACGGCCCACGGCATACGCCACCTGCTGGTCACCGGCGCCGCCCCGGCACCGACGGCGATCCCCACGGGCGGTGACGGGCACGACGACGCCACCGCAGGCACCACCGGCGCCGAAGCCACGACGGGACCCACCGACACGCACGTCCCGCACACTTCGGGCGTCCTCGACGGACTCGACGCGGAGGTCACCCTCAGCGCCGTCGACCCCGCCGACCGGGACGCGCTCGCCGCCCTGCTCGCCGAAATCCCCGCCGACCGGCCGCTGACCGGGGTCGTCCACACGGCACCCACCGGGCACCACGCGCCGGTCGCCGAGCAGACCCCCGAGCGGCTGGCGGAGGTCCTGCGCCCGGCCGCCGACGCCGCCTGGCACCTGCACGAACTCACCCGCGACCTGGGGCCGTTGGCGTTCGTCCTGCTCTCCGGGTCGGACGGTCTCGTGCACGGCGCCGGGGCGTCCGCCTCCGCCGCCGCCCACACCTTCCTCGACGCCGTCGCCCGGCACCGCCACGGCCTCGGACTGCCCGCGACCTCCCTCGCCCTCGGCCCCTGGGAGGCGGACGGCACATCCGAGGCGACCCGGCGGCAGCTGGCCGCCCTGGGCCTGCCCCCGCTGCCCGTCGAC
- a CDS encoding phosphopantetheine-binding protein: MWDEQFEVLLRKQLSFLPPDEKIQGDMELRDYGLDSLGTIELLSGLETAYDVRFRDEALTLETFRTPDVLWKTVQSLR, from the coding sequence ATGTGGGATGAGCAGTTCGAGGTTCTTCTGCGGAAGCAGCTTTCCTTTCTGCCCCCGGACGAGAAGATCCAGGGCGACATGGAACTGCGTGATTACGGCCTGGATTCACTCGGCACGATCGAGTTGCTCTCCGGTCTCGAAACCGCCTATGACGTCCGTTTCCGGGACGAGGCCCTGACGCTGGAGACCTTCCGGACGCCGGACGTCCTCTGGAAGACCGTGCAGAGCCTCCGCTGA